Proteins encoded together in one Cyprinus carpio isolate SPL01 chromosome B14, ASM1834038v1, whole genome shotgun sequence window:
- the LOC122139598 gene encoding protocadherin alpha-C2-like, which produces MDSFVRAPNQILRYVWMCLLLSESLKPVSTVTHYSIPEEMEEGSVVANLAADLGLDVKTLNRRKMRLDTIASKKYLDINKETGELYVVQKIDREHLCNSKLTCFLKLDATIENPIRMFNIEIEITDINDNAPHFRRDTMHLDISESTSAGERFSLNNAFDPDIGSNSVKSYYLTDSTHFSIEIQTGRDGSKFADLILTKALDREEQTVHNLILTAVDGGVPARSGTASIIVRVLDTNDNAPQFDKDSYTINLTENAPIGSLVLKLNATDKDEGSNSDILYSYSLYTSEKTQQTFSLNPDNGEIRIKEMINYEDFRIYDMEIIATDKGANSLSGKSKVKILITDMNDNHPEISIKSFSSPVKEDIAVNTVIAVVSVSDKDSGKNGQVDIHISDDLPFALKESSGNYYELLVSEPLDREKVPEYDITITVTDRGNPPLSDNETITLELLDVNDNIPQFPQTFYTIPVMENNAPGALLSSLTAIDPDLHENQYLVYFIIEKEIVNTSMSMLFSINPENGNLYALKTFDYEIEKEFLFHIEARDSGVPPLSSNVTVHIIIMDQNDNTPLIVSPWRAHGSVVEEKIPRSTDKGTLISKVIAIDSDSVHNSRITYQFLHNTDATLFSLDQYNGEIRTMRMFSYRDSRHQQLVVIAKDNGEPALSATVTIKLSTVETALKTYADMTEVPLGYDIFSDLNLYLVIGLGSVSFLLLITIFVTIVLKCQKTKPSKAAPPCRNSVISERNSTIADSTLVSNDAYWYSLFLAETRKGKLVVRQPVPKGARYVVSSLPRSTGLTETSDSAASTLQVNQSKQSSNRALHGLSRTISFQNV; this is translated from the coding sequence ATGGATTCCTTTGTGAGAGCTCCGAACCAGATTTTAAGGTACGTTTGGATGTGTCTTCTTCTCTCCGAATCCTTAAAGCCTGTGTCTACGGTAACTCACTATTCTATTCCTGAGGAAATGGAGGAAGGATCCGTGGTTGCAAATTTGGCAGCTGATCTCGGGTTGGATGTTAAAACGTTAAATAGACGGAAGATGCGTTTGGACACGATCGCATCTAAAAAATATCTTGACATTAACAAAGAAACCGGAGAGCTGTATGTCGTACAGAAGATAGACAGAGAACATCTCTGCAATTCCAAATTAACCTGCTTTCTGAAGCTAGATGCTACAATAGAAAACCCAATTCGAATGTTTAATATCGAAATAGAAATAACTGATATCAATGATAATGCACCACATTTTAGGAGAGACACAATGCACTTGGATATATCAGAGTCTACTTCAGCTGGGGAGAGGTTTTCTTTGAACAATGCTTTCGATCCAGATATCGGAAGCAATTCCGTGAAGTCCTATTACTTAACTGATAGTACTCATTTCAGCATCGAAATACAGACAGGAAGAGATGGATCGAAATTTGCCGATTTAATTTTGACGAAAGCTTTGGACCGTGAGGAGCAAACAGTTCATAATCTGATACTCACTGCTGTGGATGGAGGAGTCCCCGCGCGCTCTGGCACTGCTAGCATTATTGTGCGCGTTCTGGACACCAATGACAACGCCCCTCAATTCGATAAAGACAGTTATACTATAAATCTAACAGAAAACGCACCAATTGGAAGCCTTGTCCTGAAATTAAACGCGACAGATAAAGATGAAGGCTCAAATTCAGATATACTTTATTCATATAGTTTATACACTTCAGAGAAAACGCAGCAGACATTCAGTCTGAATCCTGACAATGGAGAAATCAGAATAAAAGAGATGATTAATTATGAGGATTTCCGGATCTATGATATGGAAATTATAGCAACAGATAAAGGAGCTAATAGTCTCTCTGGAAAGTCTAAAGTTAAGATTTTAATCACAGATATGAATGACAATCATCCTGAAATTTCTATAAAATCATTCTCAAGTCCAGTGAAAGAGGATATAGCTGTAAATACTGTAATTGCAGTTGTTAGTGTGAGTGATAAAGACTCAGGAAAAAATGGACAGGTAGATATACATATTTCTGATGATTTACCTTTTGCGCTCAAAGAATCGTCTggtaattattatgaattattagttTCAGAACCGTTAGACCGTGAAAAGGTTCCAGAATATGACATCACTATTACCGTGACTGACAGGGGCAACCCGCCGTTATCTGACAATGAAACTATAACTTTAGAGCTGCTGGACGTTAACGACAATATTCCCCAGTTCCCACAGACATTCTACACGATACCTGTTATGGAGAATAACGCGCCTGGAGCTTTACTGAGCTCTTTAACTGCTATAGACCCAGATCTCCATGAAAATCAGTATCTAGTCTATTTTATCATAGAGAAAGAAATAGTGAACACCTCCATGTCTATGCTGTTCTCCATTAACCCAGAGAACGGCAATCTTTACGCGCTAAAGACGTTTGACTATGAGATAGAGAAGGAGTTCCTTTTCCACATCGAGGCCAGAGACTCTGGCGTTCCTCCCCTCAGCAGTAACGTGACCGTTCACATTATTATCATGGATCAGAACGACAACACGCCGCTTATAGTGTCTCCATGGCGCGCGCACGGCTCGGTGGTGGAGGAAAAGATCCCGAGATCCACCGATAAAGGGACTCTGATATCCAAAGTCATCGCCATAGACTCTGATTCAGTGCACAACTCTCGAATCACGTACCAGTTTCTCCACAACACTGACGCGACATTATTCAGCTTGGATCAATATAACGGAGAGATCCGGACCATGAGAATGTTCAGTTACAGAGACTCGCGCCACCAGCAGCTGGTTGTGATCGCCAAGGACAACGGAGAGCCCGCGCTCTCTGCTACAGTCACCATCAAACTGTCCACGGTGGAGACCGCCCTTAAAACCTATGCTGacatgactgaggtgcctttggGATATGACATCTTCTCCGATTTAAACCTGTATCTGGTGATCGGACTGGGCTCGGTTTCATTTCTTTTACTCATCACTATATTTGTCACCATCGTGCTGAAGTGTCAGAAAACGAAGCCCAGCAAAGCGGCTCCTCCGTGCAGGAACAGTGTGATCAGCGAGAGGAACTCGACCATCGCGGATTCCACTCTGGTCTCCAACGATGCCTACTGGTACAGTTTATTTCTAGCAGAGACCAGGAAAGGAAAGCTGGTGGTCAGACAGCCTGTGCCAAAGGGAGCGAGATATGTCGTATCCAGTTTACCGAGGAGCACAGGACTGACCGAGACCAGCGACTCAGCTGCATCTACTCTACAGGTAAATCAATCCAAACAATCATCAAACAGAGCTTTACACGGCCTTTCACGAACAATTTCCTTTCAGAATGTATGA
- the LOC122139600 gene encoding LOW QUALITY PROTEIN: protocadherin beta-16 (The sequence of the model RefSeq protein was modified relative to this genomic sequence to represent the inferred CDS: substituted 1 base at 1 genomic stop codon), with the protein MEPCMNAQKWRRYVLFFLIIFDLLNPAFCVTHYSIPEEMEVGSVVANIATDLGLDIQSLTKRKMRLDVLANKKYLDVNKETGELFIVERIDREYLCPSKTTNSCFLKLDATIEHPIRMFNIELEILDINDNAPHFRRDVMHLDISESTPAGERFSLNNAVDSDIGSNSIKTYYLSESDHFTIEIQSGRDGSKLADLVLKKALDREEQAVHNLILTAVDGGVPSRSGTANIIVQVLDTNDNAPQFDKDSYTVHLSENFPVGSLVVKLNATDLDEGSNSEITYTFSLYTSEKTQETFNLNSETGEIRVKEMINYEDFKIYDMEIIATDKGSISLSGKCKLAILITDMNDNHPEISIKSFSGPVKEDVPVHTLIAVVSVSDKDSGENGQVDIHISDDLPFALKESSDNYYELLVSETLDREKVPEYDITITVTDRGNPPLSDNELXTLELLDVNDNVPQFPQTFYTIPVMENNAPGALLSSLTAIDPDLHENQYLVYFIIEKEIVNTSMSMLFSINPENGNLYALKTFDYEIEKEFLFHIEARDSGVPPLSSNVTVHIIIMDQNDNTPLIVSPWRAHGSVVEEKIPRSTDKGTLIAKVIAIDSDSVHNSRIAYQFLHNTDATLFSLDQYNGEIRTMRMFSYRDSRHQQLVVIAKDNGEPALSATVTIKLSTVETALKTYADMTDVPLGYDIFSDLNLYLVIGLGSVSFLLLITILVTIVLKCQKTKPSKAAPPCRNSVISERNSTIADSTLVSNDAYWYSLFLAETRKGKLVVRQPVPKGARYVVSSLPRSTGLTETSDSAASTLQVKN; encoded by the coding sequence ATGGAACCGTGTATGAACGCACAGAAATGGAGAAGGTACGTTTTATTTTTCCTGATTATTTTTGACTTATTAAACCCAGCATTTTGCGTTACTCACTACTCTATTCCAGAGGAAATGGAGGTAGGATCTGTTGTTGCAAATATAGCCACTGATCTTGGTTTGGATATACAGAGTCTGACGAAACGCAAGATGCGCCTAGATGTGttagcaaataaaaaatatctggATGTAAATAAAGAAACAGGAGAGCTCTTTATTGTCGAAAGGATTGACCGAGAATATCTCTGCCCATCCAAAACTACAAATTCTTGTTTTCTTAAGCTCGACGCTACAATCGAACATCCAATTAGGATGTTTAATATCgaattagaaatattagatatcAACGACAATGCACCCCACTTTCGACGAGATGTCATGCATTTAGACATTTCTGAATCGACACCAGCCGGCGAGCGTTTCTCACTGAACAATGCAGTGGACTCAGACATTGGATCTAATTCTATTAAGACTTACTATCTTAGCGAAAGTGATCATTTTACTATCGAAATACAGTCCGGTCGAGATGGTTCTAAGCTAGCTGATTTGGTACTGAAAAAAGCATTAGATCGCGAAGAACAAGCAGTCCATAATCTGATACTGACTGCTGTAGATGGCGGAGTGCCTTCGCGCTCTGGGACAGCTAATATTATTGTCCAAGTGCTAGACACTAATGACAACGCCCCACAGTTCGATAAAGACAGCTATACTGTGCATTTAAGTGAAAATTTTCCAGTAGGAAGCCTTgttgttaaattaaatgcaaCAGATTTGGATGAAGGGTCAAATTCCGAAATAACGTACACATTCAGTTTATATACATCCGAGAAAACGCAAGAGACGTTCAATTTGAATTCAGAAACAGGTGAAATTCGAGTTAAAGAGATGATTAATTATGAAGATTTCAAGATCTATGATATGGAGATAATAGCAACTGATAAAGGATCTATTAGTCTCTCTGGAAAATGTAAACTGGCTATTTTAATCACAGACATGAACGATAATCATCCTGAAATTTCCATCAAATCATTTTCTGGCCCTGTTAAAGAGGATGTACCTGTACATACATTAATTGCAGTTGTTAGTGTGAGTGATAAAGACTCAGGAGAAAATGGACAGGTAGATATTCATATTTCTGATGATTTACCTTTTGCGCTCAAAGAATCGTCtgataattattatgaattattagttTCGGAAACGTTAGACCGTGAAAAGGTTCCAGAATATGACATCACTATTACTGTGACTGACAGGGGCAACCCGCCGTTATCTGACAATGAACTATAAACTTTAGAGCTGCTGGACGTTAACGACAATGTTCCTCAGTTCCCACAGACATTCTACACGATACCTGTTATGGAAAATAACGCGCCTGGAGCTTTACTGAGCTCTTTAACTGCTATAGACCCAGATCTCCATGAAAATCAGTATCTAGTATACTTTATCATAGAGAAGGAAATAGTGAACACCTCCATGTCCATGCTGTTCTCCATTAACCCAGAGAACGGTAATCTTTACGCGCTAAAGACGTTTGACTATGAGATAGAGAAGGAGTTTCTTTTCCACATCGAGGCCAGAGACTCTGGCGTTCCTCCTCTCAGCAGTAACGTGACCGTTCACATTATTATCATGGATCAGAACGACAACACGCCGCTTATAGTGTCTCCATGGCGCGCGCACGGCTCGGTGGTGGAGGAAAAGATCCCGAGATCCACTGATAAAGGGACTCTGATAGCCAAAGTCATCGCCATAGACTCTGATTCAGTGCACAACTCTCGAATCGCGTACCAGTTTCTCCACAACACTGACGCAACATTATTCAGCTTGGATCAATATAATGGAGAGATCCGGACCATGAGAATGTTCAGTTACAGAGACTCGCGCCACCAGCAGCTGGTTGTGATCGCCAAGGACAACGGAGAGCCCGCGCTCTCTGCTACAGTCACCATCAAACTGTCCACGGTGGAGACGGCCTTAAAAACCTATGCTGACATGACTGATGTGCCTTTGGGATATGACATCTTCTCCGATTTAAACCTGTATCTGGTGATCGGACTGGGCTCGGTTTCATTTCTTTTACTCATCACTATATTGGTCACCATCGTGCTGAAGTGTCAGAAAACGAAGCCCAGCAAAGCGGCTCCTCCGTGCAGGAACAGTGTGATCAGCGAGAGGAACTCGACCATCGCGGATTCCACTCTGGTCTCCAATGATGCATACTGGTACAGTTTATTTCTAGCAGAGACCAGGAAAGGAAAGCTGGTGGTCAGACAGCCTGTGCCAAAGGGAGCGAGATATGTCGTGTCCAGTTTACCGAGAAGCACAGGACTGACCGAGACCAGCGACTCAGCTGCATCTACTCTACAGGTAAAAAACTAA
- the pcdhb gene encoding protocadherin alpha-C2 — MTCFLKLDLIIESPLRIFNIELGIIDINDNAPHFRRDRIELDISESATPGERLSLPNAFDPDVGANTVKTYKLSESEHFTVDIHSGSDGTKYVDLVLMKALDREEKAVHNLILTAIDGGVPARSGTASIIVRVQDTNDNAPQFDQAVYSLNMSENSPAGTVVIKLEATDADEGPNADLTYSFTLYTSEKTQEMFSLNSKTGEIAVKGTIDYEEMKIFEMFLEAKDNGPVPLSGQCRVTVYVKDMNDNYPEITIKSLKNTVEENIPVGSVIALVGVSDRDTGDNGKVNLTMNKALPFLLNQTSDYLYELLVSEPLDREIVPEYEIILVVTDKGNPPLSDNETITVHLLDVNDNAPQFPQTFYTIPVMENNAPGALLSSLTAIDPDLHENQYLVYFIIEKEIVNTSMSMLFSINPENGNLYALKTFDYEIEKEFLFHIEARDSGVPPLSSNVTVHIIIMDQNDNTPLIVSPWRAHGSVVEEKIPRSTDKGTLITKVIAIDSDSVHNSRIAYQFLHNTDATLFSLDQYNGEIRTMRMFSYRDSRHQQLVVIAKDNGEPALSATVTIKLSTVETALKTYADMTEVPLGYDIFSDLNLYLVIGLGSVSFLLLITILVTIVLKCQKTKPSKAAPPCRNSVISERNSTIADSTLVSNDAYWYSLFLAETRKGKLVVRQPVPKGARYVVSSLPRSTGLTETSDSAASTLQSR, encoded by the exons ATGACGTGCTTTTTAAAATTAGACCTAATAATTGAAAGCCCATTGCGTATTTTCAATATTGAATTGGGCATCATAGACATTAACGATAATGCTCCCCATTTCCGGCGAGATAGAATTGAATTGGATATCTCAGAGTCCGCAACACCGGGGGAAAGATTATCTTTGCCCAATGCCTTTGACCCAGACGTTGGTGCCAATACAGTCAAGACCTATAaattaagtgaaagtgaacatTTCACCGTTGATATACATTCTGGTAGTGACGGTACAAAATATGTCGATTTGGTTCTCATGAAGGCTTTAGACAGGGAAGAGAAGGCTGTTCATAATCTGATACTCACTGCAATCGATGGCGGAGTCCCTGCGCGCTCTGGCACAGCAAGTATTATTGTGCGCGTTCAAGATACAAATGACAACGCCCCTCAGTTTGATCAGGCAGTTTATTCTCTGAATATGAGCGAAAATTCTCCAGCCGGTACTGTTGTTATTAAATTAGAGGCTACTGATGCTGATGAAGGCCCAAACGCTGACCTTACATACTCATTTACGCTTTATACTTCTGAGAAAACGCAGGAGATGTTCTCGCTGAATTCAAAAACTGGCGAAATTGCAGTTAAGGGTACCATTGATTAtgaagaaatgaaaatatttgagaTGTTTCTTGAGGCTAAAGACAATGGCCCCGTTCCACTCTCAGGTCAGTGCAGAGTTACTGTGTATGTTAAGGATATGAACGATAACTATCCCGAGATCACCATAAAATCTCTTAAGAATACCGTAGAGGAAAACATCCCAGTTGGCTCTGTTATAGCTCTGGTGGGTGTCAGTGACAGAGACACGGGAGATAACGGTAAGGTAAATCTGACAATGAACAAAGCCTTACCATTTCTTTTAAACCAAACTTCTGACTACCTCTATGAGTTACTGGTGTCAGAACCGTTAGATCGTGAAATTGTCCCAGAATATGAGATCATATTGGTTGTGACGGATAAAGGGAATCCTCCCTTATCTGATAATGAAACTATAACAGTCCACTTGCTAGATGTCAATGATAACGCACCGCAGTTCCCGCAGACATTCTACACGATACCTGTTATGGAAAATAACGCGCCTGGAGCTTTACTGAGCTCTTTAACCGCTATAGACCCAGATCTCCATGAAAATCAGTATCTAGTCTATTTTATCATAGAGAAAGAAATAGTGAACACCTCCATGTCCATGCTGTTCTCCATTAACCCAGAGAACGGTAATCTTTACGCGCTAAAGACGTTTGACTATGAGATAGAGAAGGAGTTTCTTTTCCACATCGAGGCCAGAGACTCTGGCGTTCCTCCTCTCAGCAGTAACGTGACCgttcacattattattatggaTCAGAACGACAACACGCCGCTTATAGTATCTCCATGGCGCGCGCACGGCTCGGTGGTGGAGGAAAAGATCCCGAGATCCACCGATAAAGGGACTCTGATAACCAAAGTCATCGCCATAGACTCTGATTCAGTGCACAACTCTCGAATCGCATACCAGTTTCTCCACAACACTGACGCGACATTATTCAGCTTGGATCAATATAATGGAGAGATCCGGACCATGAGAATGTTCAGTTACAGAGACTCGCGCCACCAGCAGCTGGTTGTGATCGCCAAGGACAACGGAGAGCCCGCGCTCTCTGCTACAGTCACCATCAAACTGTCCACGGTGGAGACCGCCCTTAAAACCTATGCTGacatgactgaggtgcctttggGATATGACATCTTCTCCGATTTAAACCTGTATCTGGTGATCGGACTGGGCTCGGTTTCATTTCTTTTACTCATCACTATATTGGTCACCATCGTGCTGAAGTGTCAGAAAACGAAGCCCAGCAAAGCGGCTCCTCCGTGCAGGAACAGTGTGATCAGCGAGAGGAACTCGACCATCGCGGATTCCACTCTGGTCTCCAACGATGCCTACTGGTACAGTTTATTTCTAGCAGAGACCAGGAAAGGAAAGCTGGTGGTCAGACAGCCTGTGCCAAAGGGAGCGAGATATGTCGTGTCCAGTTTACCGAGGAGCACAGGACTGACCGAGACCAGCGACTCAGCTGCATCTACTCTACAG TCAAGGTGA
- the LOC122139597 gene encoding protocadherin beta-16-like, which yields MESRMKSKPLKRYVFAIILISVLNSSSSVSHYSIPEELDVGSIVANFATDLGLDVETLSRRKIRLDTIANKKYLDINKETGELFIVDRIDREHICTTKAAGACVLKLDATIENPVRMFNIELEIIDINDNAPHFRRDTMHLDISESTPVGERFSLNNAVDPDIGVNSIKTYYLSESDHFSIEIQTGRDGSKFTDLILKKALDREEQAIHNLILTAVDGGVPARSGTASIIVRVLDTNDNAPQFDKNSYTINLTENSPIGSLVVRVNATDKDEGSNSDLVYSYSLYTSEKTQQTFSLNPDNGEIRVKEIVNYEDFRVYDMEIIATDKGSNSLNGKCKVKIVITDMNDNHPEISIKSFSSPVKEDIAVNTVIAVVSVSDKDSGENGQVDIHISDDLPFALKETSDNYYELLVSEPLDREKVPEYDITITVTDRGNPPLSDNETITLELLDVNDNVPQFPQTFYTIPVMENNAPGALLSSLTAIDPDLHENQYLVYFIIEKEIVNTSMSMLFSINPENGNLYALKTFDYEIEKEFLFHIEARDSGVPPLSSNVTVHIIIMDQNDNTPLIVSPWRAHGSVVEEKIPRSTDKGTLIAKVIAIDSDSVHNSRIAYQFLHNTDATLFSLDQYNGEIRTMRMFSYRDSRHQQLVVIAKDNGEPALSATITIKLSTVETALKTYADMTEVPLGYDIFSDLNLYLVIGLGSVSFLLLITILVTIVLKCQKTKPSKAAPPCRNSVISERNSTIADSTLVSNDAYWYSLFLAETRKGKLVVRQPVPKGARYVVSSLPRSTGLTETSDSAASTLQCYVSFKDRLRFEPGIVGLHRAHKLWIPL from the exons atggaatcacGAATGAAAAGCAAACCATTGAAAAGGTACGTGTTCGCCATCATTTTAATCTCTGTGCTGAATTCATCATCTTCTGTCTCTCATTATTCTATACCTGAAGAATTGGACGTGGGCTCTATAGTGGCTAATTTTGCAACTGATCTGGGATTAGATGTTGAAACATTAAGTAGACGCAAGATTCGTCTCGACACTATcgcaaataaaaaatatctggATATTAACAAAGAAACGGGGGAGCTGTTTATTGTGGACAGAATCGACCGCGAGCACATATGCACAACTAAGGCAGCAGGAGCGTGTGTTCTTAAACTGGATGCCACGATCGAAAACCCTGTGAGAATGTTTAATATTGAGTTGGAAATTATTGATATTAACGACAATGCTCCACATTTTAGAAGGGACACAATGCATTTGGACATTTCGGAGTCAACGCCTGTGGGAGAAAGATTCTCCTTAAATAATGCAGTTGATCCTGATATCGGTGTTAATTCGATTAAAACATATTATCTCAGTGAAAGCGATCATTTTTCAATCGAGATTCAGACCGGGCGTGATGGATCAAAATTCACTGATTTGATTCTTAAGAAAGCTTTGGATAGAGAAGAACAGGCCATACATAATCTGATACTCACTGCTGTGGATGGAGGAGTTCCCGCGCGCTCTGGCACTGCTAGTATTATTGTGCGCGTTCTGGACACTAATGACAACGCCCCTCAGTTCGATAAAAACAGTTATACAATAAATCTAACAGAAAACTCACCTATTGGAAGCCTTGTAGTCAGAGTAAATGCGACAGATAAAGACGAGGGCTCAAATTCAGATTTAGTTTACTCTTATAGTTTGTATACTTCAGAGAAAACTCAACAGACATTCAGTCTAAATCCTGACAATGGAGAAATTAGAGTAAAAGAAATAGTTAATTATGAGGATTTTAGAGTCTATGATATGGAAATTATAGCAACAGATAAAGGATCTAATAGTCTCAATGGAAAGtgtaaagtaaaaattgtaaTCACAGATATGAATGACAATCATCCTGAAATTTCCATAAAATCATTCTCAAGTCCAGTGAAAGAGGATATAGCTGTAAATACTGTAATTGCAGTTGTTAGTGTGAGTGATAAAGACTCAGGAGAAAATGGACAGGTAGATATTCATATTTCTGATGATTTACCTTTTGCACTCAAAGAAACGTCtgataattattatgaattattagttTCGGAACCGTTAGACCGTGAGAAGGTTCCAGAATATGACATCACTATTACCGTGACTGACAGGGGCAACCCGCCGTTATCTGACAATGAAACTATAACTTTAGAGCTGCTGGACGTTAACGACAATGTTCCTCAGTTCCCACAGACATTCTACACGATACCTGTTATGGAGAATAACGCGCCTGGAGCTTTACTGAGCTCTTTAACTGCTATAGACCCAGATCTCCATGAAAATCAGTATCTAGTATACTTTATCATAGAGAAGGAAATAGTGAACACCTCCATGTCCATGCTGTTCTCCATTAACCCAGAGAACGGCAATCTTTACGCGCTAAAGACGTTTGACTATGAGATAGAGAAGGAGTTTCTTTTCCACATCGAGGCCAGAGACTCTGGCGTTCCTCCGCTCAGCAGTAACGTGACCGTTCACATTATTATCATGGATCAGAACGACAACACGCCGCTTATAGTGTCTCCATGGCGCGCGCACGGCTCGGTGGTGGAGGAAAAGATCCCGAGATCCACCGATAAAGGAACTCTGATAGCAAAAGTCATCGCCATAGACTCTGATTCAGTGCACAACTCTCGAATCGCGTACCAGTTTCTCCACAACACTGACGCAACATTATTCAGCTTGGATCAATATAACGGAGAGATCCGGACCATGAGAATGTTCAGTTACAGAGACTCGCGCCACCAGCAGCTGGTTGTGATCGCCAAGGACAACGGAGAGCCCGCGCTCTCTGCTACAATCACCATCAAACTGTCCACGGTGGAGACCGCCCTTAAAACCTATGCTGacatgactgaggtgcctttggGATATGACATCTTCTCCGATTTAAACCTGTATCTGGTGATCGGACTGGGCTCGGTTTCATTTCTTTTACTCATCACTATATTGGTCACCATCGTGCTGAAGTGTCAGAAAACGAAGCCCAGCAAAGCGGCTCCTCCGTGCAGGAACAGTGTGATCAGCGAGAGGAACTCGACCATCGCGGATTCCACTCTGGTCTCCAACGATGCCTACTGGTACAGTTTATTTCTAGCAGAGACCAGGAAAGGAAAGCTGGTGGTCAGACAGCCTGTGCCAAAGGGAGCGAGATATGTCGTGTCCAGTTTACCGAGGAGCACAGGACTGACCGAGACCAGCGACTCAGCTGCTTCTACTCTACAG TGCTACGTCAGTTTTAAAGACAGGTTACGTTTCGAACCGGGAATAGTAGGTCTACACCGAGCTCACAAACTATGGATTCCTTTGTGA